From the genome of Diorhabda carinulata isolate Delta chromosome 2, icDioCari1.1, whole genome shotgun sequence:
TTGCACTATAATAATCTAATAGcgtcataatttttattaacctTTAAACCTACGAAATAtgacaaaacaaattttgtgaaattcaattttcctaatcataaattaataaatttaaaattattacatgACATACGATCCCTTATTATCCCTGCGAAATATcacttttcataaatttcaaaataatttatcaaaaaaaaaaaacaataatttaatccTGTTCACTCAACTGACTTTCTAAGGATTCCAAAGAAGTAGCAGTAGATATAACATCCCCCAACTGTCCTTTGGCATTCTGGAAATCCAATACTGGTTCTTTGAGGATGTTTTGAGGGGGCGGACTTTGGGGAGTTTCTGATACGGCGGCCGCTAATCTGATCAATTCTTTTTGGGATTCTTTAGCTTCTACCATGAAGATACTTTCTTTCACCTCTTTATTATTGTATTCGTGGATTTTGTCGTAAATTACCCCGTGTAGACCCAATTCCTTTAGGTATTTTATCGTAACTGGATCGGCGTTTTCGTCTCCCCAACAAAACACCACCAAACCAGCTTCCGTTCCATATTTTATcttgaaagaatattttcataagaaaatatgaaattacgGAATTTAACACGTCAAAAACGTGgtaaattataacaataaaatatatatatgaaatataagtaatagtttttaatatatacccagtgtttaaacaaaaaactataaagaCGTAAAGTGAAAACTCAGgctcaaaatttgaatttattttgctTCATAATACGActcattattaataattcaatagATCCCAACGTAGATGGTATTTTAGCAAAGCTTTTATCTGCTTTGGCGTCTTTTCAATGTCACGATTTTGcccctttaaatttttttttctgtcaaagcttcgtattatttaaaatattacactTTGTTCGCAAAGGAAAACTTAGTCCAACGCTGTATTCATAACTGAAACCATTCCTGGAAGGTTTCTACCAACGTATTCATAACTGGAAACATTCCTGGAAGGTTTTTCACAAGGAATTCATAACTGGAAACATTCCTGGAAGGTTTTTCCCAACAAATTAATAACTAGAAGCATTTCTGGAAGGTTTTTCCCAACAAATTCATAACTGCAAGCATTCCTGGAAGGTTTATCCCAACGTATTCATAACTGGAAACATTCCTGGAAGGTTTATCCCAACGTATTCATAACTGGAAGCATTCCTGGAAGGTTTATCCCAATGTATTCATAACTGGAAGCATTCCTGGAAGGTTTATACCTACTTTGATTCCATGACCAAAGCATTCCTGGAGTTGTATTAGTTGTTTACGTTTTTTATAAAACGTTAACATAACTTTATCCTTATGTCATTTATCTCGTCGAAATGACGAAATTTGCAGATTGTTTTTGCgtcataaaaaatctaaatataggtACAAGCCCCCTTCCTTGGGATACGCCAAAAATCCTTTTTGGCGTATAGATACAATCATTTAGTGTGTGATAGAGTAAAAATTTGAAGCTAATCGATGGGTTTCCGTTTCCGCAACCCTGGCCTATTTAAATGTGAACTTTCTTTAGAGTAACCTTGAATTATAACAAGTTTTAGTAATGTACTCATTTAAACgcgataataaataaatattcaaactaATAACAAGGAAACTCGTGAATGATAAATGCAAAAAACGTTATTTAGGTAGTTACGTAATCGAGAAATTTATCTGCAAATTatgttaataaacaatttttgttacattaaaAAGTGAACGAACGGAAacatgtttcaaaattttcttttcataaccAAATGAACTACAATATAGAAGTATTTCCAGATATACCGTATGTCTCAAAAATAGTTGTGttatacgaacttattgcaacatttgagcgaagaaatcaagcaaaaaggGCCGTATTTGgcttgtttcatcaagacaatgtaccagttcacacatccgttattgcaatgaccaaaattaatgaagtaaAGTCAATAGTTACGTCTTATCAAAAACAATGGCGATGAGGAAGAGAACATAGAAGCAAACAGACAGGAACGGTAAACAAGATACTAATCTCCAAGAacatattcaacaaaattaagCTACATCTATATCAGACCAACAGTACTTTATGCAAGCGAAACATGGATACTGAATAAAACGAAAGAAAACAAGTATAAGGGAGAGGAAATTACTTAGAAGGATATTAGGAggcaaaaatatggaaaagaaaaacccGTATGATGAACAAGAAATTGGCAAAAGTATAAGATCCAGAAGACTAACCTTAAAAACTTAAGATCTGTCTTCCTGCTCAGAAATTTCTAGGTTCtgctattttttttcaacttcgaTCATAATGTAATCAtttaaattgtcttttttaaaaataatttgacataCGCAATCTATAAATGATACTTTTCGAGCATAAACTTGAATATTCGTAAAgcgaattaaaaaaatatcgggagatttaatttttatgaatgttaGTATGAAAAAAATCGCAACTACATGAATAATATTTCCCCTGCTGTTAACAAAATCAATTATACGCCACATCCCGTTCAAATGATGTCCTTATTAAGTCACCTAACACATTTTGTGTCCCTTCCaatgaaatataaacaatatatttaaatgtacTTAAATATTCAGTAGAAGGAATCTTTTTGTTGAAAGGATACTGATCTAAAGGTTCAGTTTTAACTAAAACAAAACTGTTTTAAACTAGTAGTTCTTTTAATCCTGATCCTTCAAAAAATTTAGGAAATCCTCCAACATCATTTCTATTCAGTATGCTcccaaatatctttatttttgcCTGCACTTCGTGTTGCTTGAGGTGTCCATCCACATAACAATATCATGTTACAACTTCTGTTAAAACTCTCAGTTCAAAATTCACTGTAGTTAAAATATCGTATCGGTGTTGATTCCATAAAAACGTTCTGGTCCCTAGAAGGATTTTTCTCCTCTTTTTGCCACTCTAAGGTAGATGTGTCATTCCGCACTGTCCATCAAAACATTTCTAACTAAGTATAACATCCCAGTGTTGAACCAACCACCTTATTTGCCAGATCTAGCACCGTGCGACTTCTACTTTTTACCTAAGATCAAATCCGCATTAAATAGCGGAAGATTGAGCCTGTTGAAACTGTGAAAGAAAGTGGTTAGCGTCCtgaaggaaataataaaatagaaaaggaCTTTGCCCACTGTTTTGAACAATGTAAGGGGGTGTATTAAAGGAGATAATCAATACATATACgtgatatcaaaataaaacatttcagtctcgttattcattagccacacctcgtattatGAATAAccttcaattaaaaaaaaaaactaataacatggtttattataataatcgaaattatttcgtgttttgaattttaaaatgagAACAAAGAAGCTTCGTGacgtttgtatttttttaatgtgtcATTtgatacttgaaaaaaattgtgcaaCCCCATTAAAGTTTGTatcgtatttagaaatttttatgatgaacatttttatcgtacaaataaataatgaaacaataattatttttttagaacgTTATcagtataaaaatgttttcccaGAACAAATAGAACACTCAAATTGAAATCCCATTGTAATAATTATCATCAAATCATCGTCCTACTTTCAATACACTCATCATATACGAGGGTACatcaataataatgatgaagtaatatttgattttttttcaaaatttgattaaacaGATTTCttagtattttgaaaagaaaatggaaaaagggGGAAAAATCGTTATATCATTAaagatcataataaaaaaagtttatgtgCACCAGGATAGTGCAAAGGTCAACAAGGTTACGGTTAGGTTACGAATTGCTTCAAAATTCACAATTACTGTTCAAAATCAGCTACtagcaattattttttgatttcaaatatgaaGTAATAAATCACCCAAAAATCTGTGTTTCATTCAAAaagtatcgaacttattaacCCGTCCTCgtacattattttaaattgattataaaaatagagttaaataagataaaatgataaaagaatctatttggaatataattaaaatatcaaagtaaaacatatttttatcaaacaataatttaaatttaaaacatatatagggtgtttcaaagAAGTTGATACCTAATTTAATAAAGTAATTGtaacagaaaaagaataaatactTACCAAACTGGCGTCCCTCAAGAGATCTTCGGTATGTACATTGATGCCCAATATCTCAATCATCCTGGCGTACTGAGCGGCGGATCTAATAGACCAACATCTCGGATCCATGTACTTGGAATAATTCTGACTCTCGCCTATCGTTAAGAACATCACAGGATATTTATTCTGTTTCAACCTGATCACTTGACAAATATCCGGattgaaacaagaaaaaataattcttctatCGCCACCGTAACGAAGTACCACGTCTAGTATTGTATCAAGATACAGATTGAGATCGGTGGGATGGTATAATTCGTAAGTACCATCGAACGACTGCATGGTCCATTTTATTTCGATGTTGAAACCGGTGTGAGTGTCGAGAGTTTCTAAGGCTTGTTGAAGGGTTGGGAATGGTTGATGGTCGTCGAGTTCTTCATCGAAGAACCTCTGGTTTTTCGATTTACCTTCTGTCAAGTGGTAAACCTGAAAAACATAGAAAAGTCGCTGGTTCATATACGGCTCGAATGACCAGGACCTTGTACTAAGTAAGGATATCATCAAGAGGGCCAATTTGAAAGcaacaaaatccaaaattttaacCAACTGAATATTAGTGAACAGTAACAAAGATTGAGGTAGCCCTAGCACCTGGCATATATGAATATTGATAGATGCCCTTAAACATAATCCAGAAACGAAAGCAGATGATGTCAAAGGCCGTTCCACTTGCAGGCAATTTCGTAGCGTCGATTTTTTCGAATGCGCAGAGGATTATTTTCACtgactatcttaaaaaaggaaaaactatcaatgcaGAGTATTATGGGAACTCATTGCAACgtttaaacgaaaaaataaagcaaaaacggccgcttTTAGtaaagaagaaagtgttgtttcattatcgaacttattgaacatcactgggaaaagtttgtgttttctttgttgggccagatacttcttggaccatcctcgtacattattaaaatacgttgtatattgttatttttagttCCCTCCACTTATATTTCCGATTATACCAAtgacttgaaatatatttatatattaccatctaaaaatgaaatttggaaaatattcaatttgtttcataatacaataccaaaaataaattactaagCACGTGTAAATTTCGACAATATCAACAGTTGTATATAAAGGTGAAccaattacaaattttaaattgtgttAATATATTACTTGCTCTTATTAACTTAAGGCAATCAATGTATGTGCCTAAAcgttaattattatatgaaatgaaataattatattgtttaagTACTTATTGAGAACACAAAACGTTGTAATGATAAAGAGAATAATAGGTATAAAtgagtttaaatataaataatgtttcgttttcaactaaattatcattattatcatttcatAATTAACAATATGTAAACATTACTTTTAGAGTTATTAATTTACATTTGACAGTGACAATTAATTGACTGCGTTCGATTATCTACATCTGATGAATATAACTGTTCGATATCGTTCGGCAATCCACTTTATTTCGATATGACTATTAGTTTCGCGTtcagttatataaatatttgaacacTCCGAGTAAGATTTCTTAACTCCGAATCTTATAAAAACTTCTCatatttgttttgacttttgacgtttcgatgcttatgaattagtaattttattcgATAGTTATTTGTTGTGTGTGTTTGTGTATTAAAGTTTAATTCGAAAATCGGAAAAAGCAGTAGCTTTAATTTGTCTGTTggaagattttttgaaattggagaagaTGAAATATATCCAAAGAGCATAGGCCATGCAGAAGAGGTTGTCTCAAGATTTTGTGGAAACCAATTTCCATCATTTTCGAATGAAtccgaaaatatttgaaaacttggTTTTAAATATGGATAATGTTCGTTTACCTAATCGCGGCGTTCGTTGGATATCCAGAAATGGAATTATACAAACAGTGTATGATTGTTTTGGTGCTAtgcaaataaacatttaaaaaaagtcaatttGTATGTACTTGCATAAGACTCCATGATTTTTAGGTTAAGGTTTTGACACTGACAGTTACCTAAGGTGAACGATGTTTTTAAGTTAAGGTTTTGACAATGACAGTTGTCGAAGAAGTTCTTAAGTTTTTAAAGTTGGGAAAAGTTTCTCTTTGCTAACAATTGTGCAATACTCCAAAGGAGATTGaatcaaagtttaaattaattttttacttgtttttaacaaaataagttATCATATTTTCGATTAcactttgtaataaaattaatagtagataGATGAATATAAAAGttcttaaatttaattaaaaatgtaatgcATACCTTCAACAACCTTAGTTGATCCAAAGTGAGTTCCTTAAGTGGAATCTCCAACATATCACTTTCATTCAACTCCTTCTTCCTCTTCATGGATATACAAACATGGAAATCATGATAAATAATAGGCACTAAATCTTTACTCAACTGTACATCGAATTCTACAAAATCAGCTCCATGATCTATGGCGTTTTTTAAGCTGGCTATGGTATTCTCCCTGACTTCAGCGCAATTTTGTACTTTCGTTTTAAAACTAGATCCCGATCCTCTGTGTCCAACGTCTAATCCCGATCTAGTTTTTTTCCAATGCCTCGCATACGAAACTAGCATATCACATTTGAAATTGGGCAAAGGaccaattattaaatattctattCTAATTTGTCCTAAAGGACGAtgttttgtactagtcattggTAATACTACATGCCCTTCGGATGTTTGAAAAACCGAAGGTAAAAGGTAACTGAAACCGGCATGATACGGCGGTTCTCCATCACCGCATCTCgaactataaatataaagatcAATAAGAAAAGCTATATTTGATGGAAACAAAACTGTAGATTGAAAAATCAACATGTCGTCCTTTTGGAATATGTGACCGAATTGATTCTGAGGATTGAAAGTAGGATCTTCAGCGTACAAGCTAGCCACTTCGGTAAAAGCGTGACTAGGTGATTCGAGTGAATCCTGCGTGTCTGCACTTAATGATTCATCCAGAGCTTCCGACATGGTTTTAGGAAAACCATTATTATAACGGGTTAAAGAAACTGGTGTTACTTTTATATAAACATTTCGATTTTGATACTTTGGTCTGAACAATACGAGAGGATTATTGCATAATTTTAATTGTATCACAGTTTCTTTACTTAACcaacctgaaaaaaaaataaagggagGATACCATTGCAATCCTTACAGGTACCGATTCTAACAAATAGTGTGGTAAATGATGGATAAGTTTTAGGGTACAAAGCATAATAATTTATGCATAATATTATTTCTCCCTACATTTAAATctaccaataaaaaaatcacatttaacCTCTTTTATACCAGATATGATATTTGATAGGAgccattgaaaatatttttttattgaaaaattgtggTGTTACTGTCAAAAGTCGATCTCATCTTACTTGCAATGATATCTACTGGAATATTCTAAAACTAAGCCAAAAAACTCTATCATAAACTCAATAATGACATTTAATTTCCAATAGCT
Proteins encoded in this window:
- the LOC130903414 gene encoding glycerophosphocholine phosphodiesterase GPCPD1-like — encoded protein: MQRWFFLEDPNNEEIRNGKGEARASSTSLKSTEYTPKKWLFRVRVPATLKNDEIVCICGDLPELGSWQSEKCVPLTREDDTNIWSATIEIPEKKKVEFRYAICIILELGIQVIVRSWETNLQPRALDSISDNSPTVEDSPDEYGCYNDKTLVDRGWLSKETVIQLKLCNNPLVLFRPKYQNRNVYIKVTPVSLTRYNNGFPKTMSEALDESLSADTQDSLESPSHAFTEVASLYAEDPTFNPQNQFGHIFQKDDMLIFQSTVLFPSNIAFLIDLYIYSSRCGDGEPPYHAGFSYLLPSVFQTSEGHVVLPMTSTKHRPLGQIRIEYLIIGPLPNFKCDMLVSYARHWKKTRSGLDVGHRGSGSSFKTKVQNCAEVRENTIASLKNAIDHGADFVEFDVQLSKDLVPIIYHDFHVCISMKRKKELNESDMLEIPLKELTLDQLRLLKVYHLTEGKSKNQRFFDEELDDHQPFPTLQQALETLDTHTGFNIEIKWTMQSFDGTYELYHPTDLNLYLDTILDVVLRYGGDRRIIFSCFNPDICQVIRLKQNKYPVMFLTIGESQNYSKYMDPRCWSIRSAAQYARMIEILGINVHTEDLLRDASLIKYGTEAGLVVFCWGDENADPVTIKYLKELGLHGVIYDKIHEYNNKEVKESIFMVEAKESQKELIRLAAAVSETPQSPPPQNILKEPVLDFQNAKGQLGDVISTATSLESLESQLSEQD